Below is a window of Nocardioides sp. S-1144 DNA.
CTCGGGCCCAACCTGGCCAAGTCGTTCGCCACCTCGGTCTCGGCCTGGGTCACCCCGCTGGCCGCGCTCGCGGCAGCCCGCGTCGACGTGCCCGGACAGGAGGTGGCGGTGCTCCCCTACCTGCAGGAGTCCGGCCCGAACGGCGTCCCCTCCGGCTACGACGTCGACGTGGAGGTCGAGCTCAACGGCGTCGTCGTCGCGCGGCCGCCGTACCGGACGATGTACTGGTCGCCGGCGCAGATGCTGGCCCACCTCACCGTGAACGGCGCCTCGCTGCGGGTCGGCGACTTCTTCGCCTCCGGCACGATCAGCGGCCCGGAGCAGGACCAGCGCGGCTCGTTCCTCGAGCTGTCGTGGGGCGGGCGCGAGCCGTTCGCCGTCGGCGAGGAGCAGCGCACCTTCCTCGAGGACGGCGACGAGGTCGTGCTGCGCTACAGCGCGCCGGGTGCGCTCGGTGGACGGATCGGGTTGGGTGAGGTCCGTGGCCGCATCCTCCCGACCCGCTGACGCCGAGGGCGGCTCGCAGACGCTCGAGCGGGGGCTCGCGGTCCTCGTCGAGCTGGGCCGGCACCCCCGCGGCCTGACCACCGCCGAGGCCGCGGTGGCGTGCGGGCTGCACCGCTCCATCACCCACCGGCTGCTGGTCTCGCTGGTGCGCACCGGCTTCGCCGACCGCGACGCCGCGGGGCGCTTCCGCGTCGGCCCGGCCGCCGGGGACCTCGCCCACGGGGTCGGCGTCCGTCCCGCCCGCCTGCGCGACGTCGCCGGCCCCGTGCTGCACCGGCTCGCGGTCGAGCTCGACGCGACCGCGTCGCTGGTCGAGGTCGCCGGCGACGCCGCGGTGACCACCCTCGTCGCGGAGCCGCCCACCGACGGGCCCCGCTTCTCCT
It encodes the following:
- a CDS encoding IclR family transcriptional regulator — protein: MAASSRPADAEGGSQTLERGLAVLVELGRHPRGLTTAEAAVACGLHRSITHRLLVSLVRTGFADRDAAGRFRVGPAAGDLAHGVGVRPARLRDVAGPVLHRLAVELDATASLVEVAGDAAVTTLVAEPPTDGPRFSYRLGNRDPLDRGAGGLAALASGPALPGEAERVAAVREAGHVATYAELNPGAYAVAAPLPGWPVRAAVNVVTSREELVAAAVEPVLRAVREIGAALG